Proteins from a genomic interval of Clostridium cochlearium:
- a CDS encoding methionine ABC transporter ATP-binding protein encodes MIQIKDVGKQFGNIKVLKNISLDIKEGEIFGIIGRSGAGKSTLLRCLNGLENYDEGSITVMGKEVKNLNDLELRKLRKDMGMIFQSFNIMNSKNVYDNIALPLQIWKKDKKYIDEKVKELLKLVGLENKAKSFPRELSGGQKQRVAIARALTMEPKVLLCDEATSALDPETTKSILKLIQKINEQLKITVVVVTHQMEVIREICNRIALIDGGEVSAYGEVKDLFLRPEGELKKIIEEEELLPDEGVNIKLFFPSNVSEQSVITSMARELNIDFSIVWGKLESFRQEVLGSLIINIEENKKEAICEYLSKKSIPWEVIK; translated from the coding sequence ATGATCCAAATAAAAGATGTAGGCAAGCAATTTGGAAATATTAAAGTATTAAAAAATATAAGCCTAGATATAAAAGAAGGAGAAATATTTGGAATAATAGGAAGAAGTGGAGCTGGTAAATCTACTTTATTGAGATGTTTAAATGGGCTTGAAAATTATGATGAAGGAAGCATAACAGTAATGGGAAAGGAAGTTAAAAATCTTAATGATTTAGAACTTAGAAAACTTAGAAAAGATATGGGCATGATTTTTCAAAGTTTTAATATTATGAATTCTAAAAATGTTTATGATAATATAGCTCTACCTCTTCAAATATGGAAAAAGGATAAAAAATACATAGATGAAAAAGTAAAAGAGCTATTAAAATTGGTTGGACTAGAAAATAAAGCTAAAAGTTTTCCAAGGGAATTAAGTGGAGGGCAAAAACAAAGGGTTGCTATAGCCAGAGCTTTAACTATGGAGCCTAAAGTATTACTTTGTGATGAAGCCACTTCAGCTTTGGATCCAGAAACTACAAAATCTATATTAAAACTTATACAAAAAATAAATGAGCAATTAAAAATAACTGTAGTGGTAGTAACACATCAAATGGAGGTTATAAGAGAAATTTGTAATAGAATAGCATTAATAGATGGCGGAGAAGTAAGTGCTTATGGAGAAGTAAAAGATCTATTTTTAAGACCAGAAGGAGAACTTAAAAAGATAATAGAAGAAGAGGAACTATTACCAGATGAAGGGGTTAATATAAAATTATTTTTCCCATCTAATGTAAGTGAACAATCTGTTATAACATCTATGGCAAGAGAGCTAAATATAGATTTTTCTATAGTTTGGGGTAAATTAGAAAGTTTTAGACAAGAGGTTTTAGGAAGTTTAATTATAAATATAGAAGAAAATAAAAAAGAAGCTATTTGTGAATATCTAAGTAAAAAATCTATACCTTGGGAGGTGATTAAATGA
- the pssA gene encoding CDP-diacylglycerol--serine O-phosphatidyltransferase encodes MEKIKNTIPNLFTFGNLIFGTMSLIMTFDERYSIAGMFIIIAALLDRYDGRIARRLNVSSELGKELDSLADLISFGVAPSVLIYSMYNFSDKGLLGYFLLLIFPVAGAYRLARYNIASFDGVFSGIPITIAGILLVIYSLGSPFIIYNQLMTYLVIILLSYLMVSKVEFKKV; translated from the coding sequence ATGGAAAAGATAAAAAATACTATACCTAATTTATTTACCTTTGGCAATCTTATATTTGGTACCATGTCTCTAATTATGACTTTTGATGAAAGATATTCTATAGCAGGAATGTTTATTATAATAGCAGCATTATTGGATAGATATGATGGAAGAATAGCTAGAAGGCTAAATGTATCTAGTGAACTTGGAAAAGAATTAGATTCTTTGGCAGATTTAATTTCTTTTGGAGTTGCTCCTTCTGTGTTAATATACAGCATGTATAATTTTTCAGATAAAGGCCTTTTAGGATACTTTTTACTTTTAATTTTTCCGGTGGCAGGAGCTTATAGGCTTGCAAGATATAATATAGCAAGTTTTGATGGCGTTTTTTCTGGTATACCAATAACAATAGCAGGAATACTTTTAGTAATTTATTCACTAGGATCACCTTTTATAATTTATAATCAATTAATGACTTATTTAGTAATTATATTATTATCTTATCTAATGGTAAGTAAAGTAGAATTTAAAAAAGTGTAA
- a CDS encoding ABC transporter ATP-binding protein → MNVLEVDNISKHIGGRPIIRSISFNIKEGEIFGFLGPNGAGKTTTIRMLTGLIHPNEGKIKIMGHDLKKEREKALSYVGAVIENPELYNYLSGRENLMQICRIRKISKAKLEEIIHLVNLENKINQKVKKYSLGMKQRLGLAASLLSNPKLLILDEPTNGLDPNGILQFRDIIRTVTKKYKTSVFISSHILSEVEQICSKVAFINKGILQCIESIDNIDYIVEKETFILIPKDINLAKTLLPNIDLIHHYKVIDNKIYIEIDKNSSHRVIKELVEVNVDIKEFYKEHKVLEERYMELMEGGQL, encoded by the coding sequence TTGAATGTATTAGAAGTTGATAATATATCTAAACACATAGGAGGTAGACCTATAATAAGAAGTATTTCTTTTAATATAAAAGAAGGAGAAATTTTTGGCTTTTTAGGTCCTAATGGTGCTGGAAAAACTACTACCATAAGAATGTTAACAGGACTTATTCATCCAAATGAAGGAAAAATTAAAATAATGGGACATGATCTAAAAAAAGAAAGAGAAAAGGCCCTATCCTATGTAGGTGCTGTTATAGAAAACCCTGAATTATATAATTACCTTTCTGGTAGGGAAAATCTTATGCAAATATGTAGAATAAGAAAAATTTCAAAAGCTAAATTAGAAGAAATTATTCATTTAGTAAACTTAGAAAATAAGATTAATCAAAAGGTAAAAAAATATTCCTTAGGTATGAAACAAAGACTAGGCCTTGCTGCCTCTCTGCTTTCAAATCCTAAATTGCTTATTTTAGATGAACCTACTAATGGACTAGATCCAAATGGGATTTTACAATTTAGGGACATAATTAGAACTGTTACAAAGAAATATAAAACCTCTGTTTTTATATCCTCTCATATACTAAGTGAAGTTGAACAAATTTGCTCAAAGGTAGCTTTTATAAATAAAGGTATTTTACAATGCATTGAAAGCATTGACAATATAGATTATATAGTAGAAAAAGAAACTTTCATACTTATTCCTAAAGACATAAATTTAGCTAAAACTCTATTACCCAATATAGATTTAATTCATCACTACAAGGTTATTGATAATAAAATATATATAGAAATAGATAAAAATTCTTCTCATAGAGTTATTAAAGAGTTAGTTGAAGTCAATGTTGATATAAAAGAATTTTATAAGGAACATAAAGTATTAGAAGAAAGATATATGGAGCTTATGGAAGGAGGACAATTATAG
- a CDS encoding ABC transporter permease subunit, producing the protein MLSLIKNEFVKLIYKKKSIFFMIAFILLLSLIAVSEHKSSEQFKKQNTPEARLEYLKEHKQNLVKEKNLNKEKPYIKDIDKALIYIDKDIAKLEKIIASDVKEDYWRITAKESIESKKKIINEDSLSNVEKLRERKEIEKLNILLEKNMPPMEMEFNSFKFIELIINDVLGYFLLAIAIVLFSSDIVSGEFTPPTLKLLMVQPVSRGKILLSKFLTSTMCSLAFIYLIEFIFFLAIGHIFGFGNANYPVFIGTVYKLNPLASEKSQLLMEVANSTKMIPIWKNTLYILLHQGLFIIACSSFSLLVSVIFKSNMGSLIFGVLYIIVTSILTALFAPIAKLSHLLFFTYGPSSYLLNGQLATINANPNITIGNSIICLIAWTIACYLISYVIFTKEDILI; encoded by the coding sequence ATGCTTTCTTTAATAAAAAATGAATTTGTAAAGTTGATATATAAAAAAAAGAGTATATTTTTTATGATAGCTTTTATACTTTTGTTATCCCTTATAGCTGTATCCGAGCATAAATCAAGCGAACAATTTAAAAAACAAAATACTCCAGAAGCTAGATTAGAATATTTAAAGGAACACAAACAAAATTTAGTTAAAGAAAAAAATCTTAATAAAGAAAAACCATATATTAAGGATATAGATAAAGCTTTAATATACATAGATAAAGATATAGCAAAGTTAGAAAAAATCATTGCTTCTGATGTAAAGGAAGATTATTGGAGAATTACTGCAAAAGAATCCATTGAAAGTAAAAAGAAAATAATAAACGAAGATAGTCTTAGTAATGTAGAAAAACTTAGGGAAAGAAAAGAAATAGAAAAGCTAAATATTCTATTGGAAAAGAATATGCCTCCTATGGAAATGGAATTCAATTCTTTTAAATTCATAGAATTAATTATAAATGATGTTTTAGGATATTTTTTATTAGCTATTGCTATAGTATTATTTTCCTCGGATATTGTATCTGGTGAATTTACTCCACCTACTTTAAAACTTTTAATGGTTCAGCCTGTATCTCGGGGTAAAATATTATTGTCTAAGTTTTTAACATCTACTATGTGTTCCTTAGCTTTTATATATTTAATAGAATTTATATTCTTTTTAGCCATTGGACATATATTCGGCTTTGGCAATGCTAATTACCCTGTATTCATAGGAACTGTTTATAAATTAAATCCCCTAGCCAGTGAAAAATCTCAACTTTTAATGGAAGTTGCAAACTCTACTAAAATGATTCCTATATGGAAAAACACTTTATATATTCTATTGCATCAAGGTCTTTTTATAATAGCTTGTTCTTCCTTTTCTTTACTTGTATCTGTAATATTTAAAAGCAATATGGGCTCCTTAATTTTTGGAGTATTATATATAATTGTTACATCTATTTTAACTGCATTATTTGCGCCCATAGCAAAATTATCTCATTTATTGTTTTTTACTTATGGACCTAGTAGTTATTTACTTAACGGACAACTTGCCACTATAAATGCTAATCCTAATATTACCATAGGAAATTCTATTATATGTTTAATAGCTTGGACAATAGCTTGTTATTTAATATCCTATGTTATTTTTACTAAAGAAGACATACTAATATAA
- a CDS encoding aminotransferase class V-fold PLP-dependent enzyme: protein MAYYIMGVIIVRYSDLIVGVNTLVPVSNNRFTKYINFDNAATTPPFKKVTEDILRFLPYYSSAHRGMGYKSQISTDIYEKGREKVLNFVKGDIQNSNVIYVKNATEGINKLSNMIYYKDPDKIILSTDMEHHSNILPWRKFKMDFIRVDQFGRLDMKDLEYKLRKYRGKVALLAVTGASNVTGYKNPIYEIAFLCHKYGCKILVDGAQLIPHGNIDIKPIDSDYHIDYLVFSAHKMYAPFGGGALIGDKSSFKNIPPDYSGGGTVDVVVRDFVKWNETPLKDEAGTPNIIGSLALTSSIDVINTIGISNIEKYENSLLKYAYNKLLNVKEIELYIDNCDYNVSIIPFDVKGIYHETFAKILSYEYGIGVRSGCFCAQPYIQKLLNVPLEQSFNLIKNGNRRPGLIRLSFGLYNTFAEIDFFVEALQEILRNKEKLIRKFSY from the coding sequence ATGGCATATTATATTATGGGAGTGATTATTGTGAGGTATAGTGATTTGATAGTTGGTGTAAATACTTTGGTACCAGTATCAAATAATAGATTTACAAAATATATAAATTTTGACAATGCTGCCACCACTCCCCCTTTTAAAAAAGTTACTGAAGATATATTAAGATTTTTGCCCTACTATTCATCAGCTCATAGAGGTATGGGGTATAAATCACAAATTTCAACAGATATATATGAAAAAGGGAGAGAAAAAGTTTTAAATTTCGTAAAGGGAGATATACAAAATTCCAATGTAATTTATGTAAAGAATGCTACAGAAGGTATAAATAAATTATCAAATATGATTTATTATAAGGATCCTGATAAAATAATACTTTCTACAGATATGGAACATCATTCCAATATACTCCCTTGGAGAAAATTTAAAATGGATTTTATAAGAGTAGACCAATTTGGAAGATTAGATATGAAAGATTTAGAATATAAATTAAGAAAGTACAGAGGGAAGGTTGCTCTTTTAGCAGTGACTGGAGCATCAAATGTTACGGGATATAAAAATCCTATTTATGAAATTGCTTTTTTATGTCATAAGTATGGGTGTAAAATTCTAGTAGATGGTGCTCAATTAATCCCTCATGGAAATATAGATATAAAACCGATAGATAGTGATTATCATATAGATTATTTAGTTTTTTCTGCTCATAAAATGTATGCTCCTTTTGGTGGAGGGGCACTTATTGGAGATAAATCAAGCTTTAAAAATATTCCACCAGATTATTCTGGTGGAGGGACTGTAGATGTAGTAGTTAGAGATTTTGTAAAGTGGAATGAAACTCCATTAAAAGATGAGGCTGGAACACCAAATATCATAGGGAGTTTAGCTCTAACTTCTTCTATAGATGTAATAAATACCATTGGCATAAGCAATATAGAAAAATATGAAAACAGTCTATTAAAATATGCCTATAATAAACTTTTAAATGTTAAAGAAATAGAATTATACATTGATAATTGTGATTACAATGTATCAATTATTCCCTTTGATGTAAAAGGAATATATCATGAAACTTTTGCAAAAATACTTTCTTATGAATATGGTATTGGTGTAAGAAGTGGATGTTTCTGCGCTCAACCCTATATACAAAAACTATTAAATGTTCCTTTAGAACAAAGCTTTAATCTTATAAAGAATGGTAATAGAAGACCTGGACTCATTAGATTAAGCTTTGGATTATACAATACTTTTGCAGAAATAGATTTCTTTGTAGAAGCTTTACAAGAAATTTTAAGAAATAAAGAAAAACTCATAAGAAAATTTTCATATTAA
- a CDS encoding alpha/beta-type small acid-soluble spore protein has protein sequence MARYSSNKILVPEARQGLNNFKMEVANQLGLTNYDSMDKGNLTSRENGSVGGEMVKRMVEAYQRNL, from the coding sequence ATGGCAAGATATAGCTCAAATAAAATATTAGTGCCAGAGGCAAGACAGGGATTAAACAATTTCAAAATGGAGGTTGCAAATCAGTTAGGATTAACTAACTATGACAGCATGGATAAAGGTAATTTAACCTCCAGAGAAAATGGTTCTGTAGGTGGAGAAATGGTAAAAAGAATGGTAGAAGCATACCAAAGAAACCTATAA
- a CDS encoding helix-turn-helix domain-containing protein: protein MRKEYITFPQDMPIDIVFASIKEYPFHWHNCIQIIFVLEGTIKVTIESGTYELVKNDLEIINVDETHRIFSNDKNNKVLIFYFDINFFEKYYNDMENIFFYTNTSDDGAQASEEYDELRTMLSILLCEAVQKQVDYDEEIESTLVDLLYHLINNFHYLMYEQEDFRENKDQLGRYHRIAKYIYNNYNNKISLQDIAEKEFLSTHYLSHEIKYAMGYSFTDLLNLTRVEESVKLLLDTDKTISEISEEVGFSHTRYYNKHFKIHFKSSPSQFRKKYKVDEETFQKQKKIVFFELKDSLDYIYPYLQNYDRYNFENKIVKVRIDVDDEIDEFDKSFKDVINIGDAFDLLLEDNKDILEEIQEEISFNYGRIFNLFSSDMGIFPSSKFFNWNRTKSVLEYMESINLKPLILIGSNDFSEDEFIRILKSFINYFMDIEGIDIYNLKFQFSSNLKKELIDKISNLLTSHEFDICDDIFVDSFDINLIYDTAYMIPYIINKTIVKNKNWNNLRAFDTLDSQVNLTNEVFFGYPGIVNDMGIKKPSYYAYYLLNKLGDIVVCSGDGYIVTKTEDEYQILLYSYNEDLDKLVSFEDFSKLRGFKNNIKQKLSLNILNIPTDVRMTVYEVNEKIGSSYNYWKGMGSPIRLNKEEKEILHKASFPKIHFRYAKKSTILNIISELQSYGATLILIKKISKHLK from the coding sequence ATGAGAAAAGAATACATAACTTTTCCCCAAGATATGCCTATAGATATAGTCTTTGCAAGTATAAAAGAATATCCTTTTCATTGGCATAATTGTATTCAAATTATTTTTGTATTAGAAGGTACAATTAAAGTTACTATTGAATCGGGTACCTATGAACTTGTAAAAAATGATTTGGAAATTATTAATGTAGATGAAACTCACAGAATTTTTAGTAATGATAAAAATAATAAAGTTTTAATTTTTTATTTCGATATAAATTTTTTTGAAAAGTATTATAATGATATGGAAAATATTTTTTTCTATACTAATACCTCAGATGATGGAGCTCAGGCTAGCGAAGAATACGATGAGCTTAGAACTATGCTTTCTATATTGCTTTGTGAGGCTGTTCAAAAGCAAGTTGATTACGATGAAGAAATTGAATCCACTTTAGTAGATTTACTTTATCATTTAATAAATAATTTTCATTATCTTATGTATGAACAAGAAGATTTTAGAGAAAATAAAGATCAACTTGGAAGATATCATAGAATAGCAAAATATATTTACAATAATTACAATAATAAAATCAGCCTTCAAGATATAGCCGAAAAAGAGTTTTTAAGTACTCATTATCTTTCACATGAAATAAAATATGCTATGGGTTATAGTTTTACAGATCTTTTAAACTTAACTCGAGTGGAAGAATCCGTTAAACTCTTATTGGATACAGATAAAACTATTTCTGAAATATCCGAAGAAGTGGGATTTTCTCATACTAGATATTACAATAAACATTTTAAAATTCACTTTAAAAGTTCTCCAAGTCAATTTAGAAAAAAATATAAAGTGGATGAAGAAACCTTTCAAAAACAAAAGAAAATTGTATTCTTTGAATTAAAAGATAGCTTAGATTATATATATCCATACCTTCAAAATTACGATAGATATAATTTTGAAAATAAAATTGTTAAAGTTCGTATTGACGTAGATGACGAAATAGATGAATTTGATAAATCTTTTAAAGATGTGATTAATATAGGGGACGCCTTTGACCTTCTTTTAGAAGATAATAAAGACATTTTAGAAGAAATTCAAGAAGAAATCTCCTTTAATTATGGTAGAATATTTAATCTTTTCTCCTCGGATATGGGAATATTTCCTTCCTCTAAATTTTTTAATTGGAACAGAACTAAATCTGTTTTAGAATATATGGAATCTATAAACTTAAAGCCTCTTATATTAATAGGTTCTAACGACTTTTCTGAAGATGAATTTATAAGAATTTTAAAAAGTTTTATAAATTATTTTATGGATATAGAAGGAATTGATATATATAATTTAAAATTTCAATTTAGCTCAAATTTAAAAAAAGAATTAATTGATAAAATTAGTAATTTACTAACTTCTCATGAATTCGATATTTGTGATGATATATTTGTTGACTCCTTTGATATAAACTTAATTTATGATACAGCTTACATGATACCCTACATAATAAATAAAACCATTGTAAAAAATAAAAACTGGAATAATTTAAGAGCTTTTGATACCTTAGATAGTCAAGTTAATCTTACAAATGAAGTTTTCTTTGGATATCCAGGCATTGTAAATGACATGGGAATAAAAAAGCCCTCCTATTATGCCTATTATTTATTAAATAAATTAGGTGATATTGTTGTGTGTAGTGGTGACGGATATATTGTTACAAAAACTGAAGATGAATATCAAATACTTTTATACAGCTACAATGAGGATTTAGATAAACTTGTTAGCTTTGAGGATTTTTCTAAATTAAGAGGTTTTAAAAACAATATTAAACAAAAACTTTCTCTTAATATATTAAATATTCCTACAGATGTTAGAATGACTGTATATGAAGTAAATGAGAAAATAGGTTCTTCCTATAATTATTGGAAAGGTATGGGCAGCCCTATACGGCTTAATAAGGAAGAAAAGGAAATTCTTCATAAAGCTTCTTTTCCTAAAATACATTTTAGATATGCTAAAAAAAGTACTATTTTAAATATAATTTCTGAACTTCAAAGCTATGGAGCCACTTTAATTTTGATTAAGAAAATATCAAAACACCTTAAATAA
- a CDS encoding MATE family efflux transporter yields the protein MGVKDNIFESNNIVKTLLKLAVPLVLSLLVAELYNLVDTIFVGRYVGPNAIGALTIAFPIQRFLISVGILIAVGTSTFISRSLGEKNYDNVKKGILNSISLTIVAIIVMSILIYIFRKPIIYKLGASDVLYSLAEEYISLILLGALFQSLTVVFSYILTSLGNTKIGLYANIIGATINIVIDFLLVAHFNIGIAGAAIATSVSQLLGFIYAYYAFKKVKNNLNLKFSFTLDLKLIWIIVSVGFSSFIVEFSDAINAGLLNNLLHASGGDEAVIIVGVVTKLSMFMYITIIGISIAMQPIISYNYGAENYKKMKKALKIAIIAVMGTSVVFWLGFLVFATPAIGFFLKEQTLLPRAVKAFRLCISLLPSVGIYYITIYYYQALGESRRSFLLSIYRQIVIFIPVAIVLIGKLGVLGAWIAYPLSDIISAITSIYFIRKAQSFDFEYSESLDKKDNSLVNF from the coding sequence ATGGGAGTTAAAGACAATATTTTTGAAAGCAATAATATAGTAAAAACTCTTTTAAAACTTGCTGTTCCCTTAGTGCTATCATTACTAGTAGCGGAACTTTATAACTTAGTAGATACCATATTTGTAGGACGTTATGTAGGCCCTAATGCCATAGGTGCCCTAACCATAGCCTTTCCTATACAAAGATTTCTAATTTCTGTTGGAATACTTATAGCAGTTGGTACTTCCACATTTATTTCAAGAAGTCTTGGTGAGAAAAATTATGATAATGTAAAAAAAGGAATATTAAATTCCATTAGTTTAACTATAGTGGCTATTATAGTTATGTCAATTTTAATATACATTTTTAGAAAACCTATTATATATAAACTTGGAGCTAGTGATGTATTATATTCTCTAGCAGAAGAATATATATCATTAATACTTTTGGGAGCATTATTCCAATCCTTAACAGTAGTATTTTCATATATATTAACATCACTAGGTAATACTAAAATAGGATTATACGCAAATATTATAGGTGCTACAATAAATATAGTTATAGACTTTTTATTAGTAGCACATTTTAACATAGGTATAGCAGGTGCAGCCATAGCTACATCTGTATCTCAATTATTAGGTTTTATTTATGCTTATTATGCATTTAAAAAAGTAAAGAATAACTTAAACCTTAAATTTTCTTTTACTTTAGATTTAAAGCTAATTTGGATAATAGTTTCTGTAGGCTTTTCAAGCTTTATAGTAGAATTTTCAGATGCTATAAATGCTGGACTTTTAAACAATTTACTCCATGCCTCCGGTGGAGATGAGGCTGTAATTATAGTAGGAGTAGTTACAAAACTTTCCATGTTTATGTACATCACAATAATAGGTATAAGTATTGCAATGCAACCAATTATATCTTATAACTATGGTGCAGAGAACTATAAAAAGATGAAAAAAGCTTTAAAAATAGCTATTATAGCGGTTATGGGAACATCTGTTGTTTTCTGGCTTGGATTCCTTGTGTTTGCAACACCTGCTATAGGATTTTTCCTAAAAGAACAAACCTTGTTGCCTAGAGCTGTAAAAGCCTTTAGATTGTGCATATCACTACTTCCATCTGTTGGAATATACTATATCACAATATATTATTATCAAGCTCTTGGTGAATCCAGAAGATCTTTTTTACTTTCAATTTACAGGCAAATAGTAATATTTATACCTGTAGCTATAGTTCTTATAGGAAAATTAGGTGTATTAGGTGCATGGATAGCTTATCCATTATCTGATATAATATCAGCAATTACATCTATTTACTTTATTAGAAAAGCCCAAAGCTTTGACTTTGAATACAGTGAATCCTTAGATAAAAAAGATAATTCTCTTGTTAATTTTTAA